CCAAACGTCTCCTGGGAGcgcagagcctggctccctggGGTTCCACTAAGCAATAGGGCCATTCTCCTCACCAAAGACTGTTTAAGCCATTTTGTAAGTGAAggataaataaaaaagagtCGTTACCTTTCCTTCTCAGCCATgtcttgtttctcttctgcccTGTAAACACAAATCATATTTGAAATCTATCGTCTAGAGGCGAGCAGTGTGAAAGAGTAGAGTGTCTAAGGCCTTTCTAGGGAGATAGCTGGAGCTCAGACAGAGGTTACAGCTGGGGTCAGAAATGAGCATTAGCTTCTTGTCCCTGTGATATACAGCCTTGATAATCCTCATGCTCTCAGGATGCCTCTGTTGGCCCTAGAGGGAGGTAGCTGACTAATTTGGGCTGGACGCCTCGCTTTTCAGCAGCTAATGAACTGAATCCTCCCAAACTGGCGTTCAGTTCAACAGCGCGAGGAGGTGTTATTATAGCACATCACTCTTGGGCTGACCCAGCTGGTCTTTCCTCTGTCCGCGATTGCCTTTTGCTTCTAGCGGAGCCGACTGTTATCAGTTTATGGCCAGCACTTCTAACCTAAATCACCGGTGATGGAACGGGTctagaaaatgaaacaaaacaaactgtaAACTAATGGCCCTCTTTATGCCACTCTAGCAGAATGaagtggcttttaaaatcagCACTAGCTCTCACTTTAAGGTCAGTTTGCACAGTCATATAGGGAAATTGTGCCATTTTTATACATAGAGTGATTTCTGATGACCTTTGCTAGCACATAGGGTGCATGTTCAGGATGTGTGCACTCGTGGGGTTAAGAGGAATGTTCTATGGATAAATAACCTTTTAATCAagcttctcctccctcctgcagcttttgcttATTTTGAGAAAATCAGTAGAAAGTAAGTGTGGGCTGTGTGGGATATCAGAGTAGGAGGAACACAGAACCGACTGGTTATAACAGAAATAATGATGAGAGGAAGCAACAACATCCCAAGAAAATGAACCCACCCCacatccccccacccccaaattaattttacctttcttttctggCCTTGATCCTCTCTTCTTCATATCTGCAACAAACAGGAAACATTCTTTAAACGTTACCCAGTCAGGACTGTTCACTTTTagtaaaatgcaatgtttgcTCTGAAGGTGACAGAAACCGCGAACGAGCGCACTGTGCAGGCTCTTGCTTGGCGCCAGTACACAAGTAAGATAAGGTTTGCCCCAGGCTCTGCATTTCCAGTACACGGGTTTTTGACTCAACACAATATCCTGCTACAGAGGATTTTTGTCCTGCACCTCCTCAGAGCTAAGTGTGCCCCAGGGTCCCTCTGATACTCACTGTAAGACGCAGTCTGGAATCTGCACGTGCTCCATTGGGATAAGTTGCTCCAGTTCCTCCAGGCTGTGAACATACTGGATCTTGTTGATAAACTTCACACtggcaagagagagagaaagagcgtGTGCCTGAGGCCTTGTTTGGATGTTCTCTCCATAGGAAGTCAGAATTTTCCTGGTGGAAACAGGGAGTTCTGCATCTCCGTATCCTCTGTAGTCTGAGTGTACCCATCTCCTCCCGGTGCTAATATGCTGATGATTAAAAATTGTGGTGAGATGCCACATTACTGTACCTCACTTTGCTTTGACCCCCACCTCTCAGTATCTGTCAGAGGGGAAAAGGACCACCATTCCGGCACTTCCCAGTGAATCTTTATGTGCTGCCCACTGGGATAAGCTTTGATCTGAATCCAGACCACCACAGTGTCTCCTAAAACCACCTCTAGAGTTGTCCTTAGAAGTATCAGAGAGATGTAGGACAAATAACAAACAGTCTCACCTTGGTTGCTACTAGTTAAAGATGAGCTTAAGATCTGATCCATGAGATTAGACTTCCACTCCAAGACCAGCGAGTTTGGGAACATGTTGTACTTACCTGATGAAGGGTCTGGATATAGCAAGCACTGTCCGGATGAACCATGAAGGATGCACGATTATCAATGCTTTGAGGTTTTTACGCAGCCTGTGGAAAAGCCATGGGGCAGAAAGTCAGAttcaaagcacattttcttaaattcaCCTGTAATGTGTCAGGGCACTAATAAGCATTATGATGCTCACCAGCCTCAGCTGGGTGTCTCCAGACAAAAGCCCTGGCCATGGCCTCAGGAGCCCTATTTAAGCTCAGGCATGGCAGGCTGTAGGAGCACTGCTTTGCTTGGGTGCTGTATTAGCCTGATCTCAGTGAAGGCCCTTATGAGGGAGAAGAGGCAATGAAGAAAGCCTGGAGTAAGTCAGAAAGCTGTGATAGAGGAAAGAATTACAGCATGTGGGGAgtgaggaaggagggatggTTGGGAAGGCTGTGAGGAAGCACTGGAAGAGACGTGGGAAGAGGACTGGGAAGAATGAAGGGGCAACACCAATAGGATTCTCACCTTCTGTCTATCATCTGATAGCATTTCTTCAGCCAGCCAAGGCCTGGCATCCTCCTTCGGGGTGTTGCTCCGTTTAGGTACACGATCATATAGTCCTcagccaccagcagctccagacTGCTGATCACGTACCTGTTGGGTGGTGatcaaaagcaatggggacaTGAGACTCAAAAAAGGTCCTTGAAGTTTCTTCAAGTGCCTGTGTGTCATCCCAAAAGGCTTCCAGACCCTTTCTTTGTAGATCTTGGAATAGGTTTCAGATTCTCCTGGCACCTTTGCAGGATGCTTAGGGGTATTTCTCAGGGATTGCTGGCACATGTTAGCATAGTGCATGAACTGATGGTCATCCCTGCACCATTCTTCTGCTTAGCAGTAGCATCTACCAGCTGTTCAGCATTGTATACATATGCTCTAGCCTGGTTGTGAGTCCATCACTGGCATAATTAACACTGAATATTTGAATGCTTTGACTTATTGGACTGGGATGCAAATGCTGTGGACAAGTGCCTTATCCAGTGATGCTCACTCCAGTCTGCAGCTGCACACTGGGTACATTTGGCCTGGATTCAAACTATTCCCAGCTGAGATTCCTGATGCAATGAATACACGGAAACTGTTTCCCCAGAGCCTGAGTTACCTTCCTTGCCCTCTTCTCTCTCATAGACCTTGACCGGCCACTTACAGGAAGAGATTCTCCATGATGTAGTGGTAATCAGCCAGGTTACTGTCCGGGAGATAGCAGGCAGCAAAGACAATGATGGCATTGAGACCTTCTCCATAATATCCTGGGAAAGAAGGACAGAGGCAGCGTCAGTGACTCTTTCCAGGGGGAGACGCAGGAGTTGAAGGAAAAATAGCAGTGAAGATATATGGCCAAATTTGGACCTGGGCTGGTTTTTGTGCCTCTGTTCAGCTCTAGATAAGCGTTTATTCCTCTTACGGACCTCTTTCACAGTTAGATTTGCCTCTGATCTTGGATTTGGCTATAACATGCATGTGGGGTTCAGGGAAggaatttgtgtgtgtgaaagcaCAGAGCTGAGAGCTTTGCCCTGGGCTGTTGCTTGGCCTTGCTCAGATTTCAGAAATGGTCACTAACTGTGGACGTATATTGGCCTTTAGCTGTGCCTCCAGAGACAGCTCAGGCACTGAGCTACAGAGGGATTAAGCACCTGCAGTCCCTTCATCACTGGCAATTCTGCCCGCACCCAGGGCACTCAGAGCCATTATCCCTACTTTTGTTTATTGAAACATTGCTATGGTGGCTATGTGTTTTTTTAGCATGAGCTGGGTGCTTTTGTGCTCATCTGCCACATAGTGGTACAAAACAAATAGCAATTTCTCCCTAAAGGCAGTTGAAACAATCAGTCACGGCATCCCCTCCAGCTTGACAAAGATGGACTGAAAGAACTCCCCCGAGCCAGGATTAGGCCGCCCTTTCCCTCACCTCCGTGTGTCACCACTCTCATGTAGGGTTTGATCATCTGGAGGTCGATGCGGTGCTCCTGCTCTCCAATGATGACAGTCCTCCAGAGCCGTCCATTAGTAGCACTCCCATCTTCTGTCCCTCCATCCCCAAACAGGTCTGCACTGTCCCCAGGCATGTTCTTGGCTGTGGCTACGGGAGTGTCATCTGGAAAGGGGACAAACATTTCTGCCTTTAATATAATGTATGAAGAGGCTCTGCAAGAGCTTTGATGTGCAGTAAGAGACAACGGCAACCACAGACTGAGGATCATCTGCTTCATCTGCGGCTTTGATCTGTGTAAGTTTGTGGTTCTTAATAATCTTGCTCCATTGCCAAATTGTAATAGAAATAAGCTTAACATCTCATGCTGCTTATAGTACCTGCAGTCACGGGTTGGGCACTGCACTTTTTGCTGGATCTTCCTTCAGATCCATCTATACTGGCCGAAGAGGGCACCGCCTGTGCCGGTTGTCTTCTGATCTGCTAGCAGAGCTGCTTGCATGAGTCCTTCTCAGCCCAATTCAGTCAAAATCAGCCAGGTTAGCAAAGACCATGTTATTCAAGGCGTTTGGACATTCACGTGACAGCTCTActggcagagcctggcaggcagcacctTCCAGCCTGGGGTGGtggcccagctgcagctggaagggCATGTGTGTCCACAGCCTTATCCTGAATTATGGCTAGACTGGTGTTTGGAAGTCCCTGAACTACTTCTGCCCACACTATCCCCAGATGGAAGCACTGAGCCTCCTGGGCTGTGGCTggggtcctgctggggcagATGTTGTGTGGAAGATGGGGTTTGGTTGTGTGTGCTGTGCTTCGCTCCTGAGGAAGCTGGTCCTCAGCTGCTGATGGTGAGTGGTGTCAAAAATGGTAAAATGAGGCTAAAaaagccccagcccctgcagacATTCACCCCAAACAGGCCTTTTACCTTCCCATTCCAGTTCGTTCCCGTTCCCCAGGAATTCGAGGGAATCTGTCTCATCAGGAGTTTCGATATCATCCACATTAATGTCCAGGTCATCTGGTGTGTCCAGGAAGTCATCGGAGAGAATGGAGCCTTCACTCTGGTCCAGGGAAATGTTGATTTCAGGTGCAACAAGTGTCTTCCGCTTACGATGCGCCCCATTAAAGTTTAAAGTATTTGGGGGAGCTGGagttgaaaggaaaataactgaCAGGTTGTCCTCATCCTGTATCCTTAGTGCAAGACATGTTTCAGGCTATGGTCTTGGAAGCTAAGGGTGGTGGATCATGGCTGGGAGGTACTGGATGCCTGCAGGTATGGCTGGATAAAAGTGCCCACACTTCTGAGACACCTATTGCCTCCCCCAGCTTCTTGTGAAAGATTAGCAAATTCAaatctctgctgctttcctctcccACGTGGGAATTTTTGCAGATTTCCAAGGGAACTGGCTTTCGCCCTAACTGCAAGCAGCCGTTCCCATAggcttgttttcctttgaactCCTGATAAGGCAGGCTGGTACTTACAGGATGTATTCTCGTCTTCTGTAGGGCTGCCCAGCGACTCCATCCCCGTCTCTTCTGGGAGAGGTCTGCAGGCAAGCCAAGATGTGGAGGTAAAAAGACGGGAGATAACAGGTGATGTTTAGGAGAAAGTCACACCATGGCAGACAGTGGAGAGAACTGGGGACATCAGGGGAAAACATGAAACCGCACGTGtgctctgccctttcccttTTGCCTGTGAGCTCAGCCTGAGGGATACCTTCCGGTGATTTGCCCGAGAGCAACCCAGCAATTGTGCTTTCTTACTGGAGCACTGTGCGATCCCTAGTAACCTCCAAACTACCCCTGCATTTACCCTCCCCGTACATGTGTCATGCTACCATTCAGCCAAGAGGCTGAAAAATCCAGCCAGGGACAAATCCTGTCCCCAGAAGAGCCTGGTAACATCCTCACTCTCTCCGTATTATCCCCATTTTTATCTCCATCAGAAGTTTGAGAGGCCAAGCTCTAGGGTTCCTCATCAAGGGTACCAGGGAACATCGTCCGCAGTTGCCTTCTGCCACAGGCCccggctgcagcagagcagaactTCATCCAAAGCGCCTGCCGCAACCACCTCTCCCAGGAGGCAGCTGCCTCCTTGGTCTGTAGCGACTTTGCTCTAAGGCAGTCGGTGTTCAAAGGATCAAACCTTAGGTGCGATCCCAGAATTGTCACCCCATCCTCACCACTTGGCAAAAGCCGACAGTGATACCCAAACCCTGCTGAGCTTTGGAAGCGGGTTCATTCTGAGCTAAGAGCCAGGCACCAGCACTCAAACCTGTATTTCGGAGCCAAAGGCTGACCCACGCTCCCTTCCTGCAGCTCCATGGCAGAGGTCAGGATTTGCAGCTTCTCATGCTTGGCTCCTGCACCCTCTCGGTATAAATCACCATGCCTCCAGCCGGAGGCTAGAAgcatctatttatttaaaagttggCTTTCCCCTACAGATGCTGATGCCAAATCTCATTACGTGATTGTCGCCCTTTGGAAGTTGCTGGAGTTGCTCCTGACCCCTGCAGGGGTAAGTGAAGTCAGAATCTGCCCCCCAGTACCGTGGTGAGGAACGCTAGCTGGTGGCTGAGCAGCATGCTGCGCACCCTGAGCTGGACAATTTCTGAACACTTTTCCCCTTCGTTTGAGCTGGGACTTGTGCCTGTCCCCTGGCATTAGCTGGGTTTGAAACGTCTCGCACAGCATGACCAAACCCCACCAACCCCATGGTAAGTTCATGATGCCGAAGGTCTGTCTAAAAGGGACCTCCTGAGCCACCCTCCTTTCACCTGCCCCTTGCCAGAGCTCCCCCTCACCAGGGGGAAGAGCTCATGCCTCCAGGTGTAAAATCCTGGGtgctgggacagccctgggctgAAATGTGGGGGAAAGTCCCCCAGTTTTAAGGCAGTGCTGTAAGAATGGGGATGGGACTGTGCACGGGGCTGGTGtccagcagctgccagcctTATGGTCTAGCGATGGCAGGGAGGGAGATGATGGGGACCGGTACCTCCAAGTCCGCAGGAGGATGCAGCCTAGCTCTGCCCTACAAAGGCTCCTCTTCATGCTGCCGTGACACCAGAGCCACCAGCCAAATTAAACCCTATAAATATTTAGATTAAGGGATAATCCTCTCCTAGCTGGTTGTTGTGTATTTATGAGAGTTGGAGACCTGATCAAAGGCGCTTGCTCCTTGCTTGCTTGTGCAGCGCCTGGACCCCGTGGGCTGCCACAATATTCGGAAAGatccctctgctcccctccagcttctcctcttcccttttgcttttcGCTTCAACGGGGCCTGGCTGGTTGTTTATCTGACTATGAGCTGGCGCCTGGCACAACTTGGTGATACAGCATcaaaaggagggggggaaaggcCCAGCTGTACCCGAGTACGTGCTGCAGTCAGGCACTCTGCTCTCTGATGCTAGGAttcatttaagaaaagcaattcaAAAGCCAGAGGTGAAGAAAAGGACTTTCTTACCTTCCCAAAGGATGCTCGAATCACTACCTCCCAGTCTCCCGTGTAAATCTTCCTTCCTAAACACAGCTAGCCCCAAATGCCAAATTTTCTGAATGAAGCAGGTTTTCTAAGGGTCGGGTGCCaccattttgctttctgctggtaGCGTGCTGCCCGCTTTCCCTCTACAAGCACCTTCCCTCGGCCCCCAGCCAGCCCAAACCTTCACCGACCGTGATCGATGGATGCGTGATGGAGTGAGCATGCTCCTGCATCCGCCCCGCGGCACCGTTACAGCATCATTGCAGGACGGCACTTGCACAAACAGCTGAGACAGACTGTCGGCAGCAGGCTAAACCTTCAGGGAGCATCAGGAGGGGGGGACCCTTTCCTCTCCGCTTGCTCAGTGCCTCGGCATTGCACCTTTGCAGCCCACAAGGCTGGAGCTTGCTCTGCAGATCAGCTTCTCGGGGAGGGATAGGAATGTCGCCTTGCGTCCTTAATGAGGAGCTGAATTCAGTTCCCCCAGCCCAGATCTTTGTCTAGGATATGGGTGGGGGGGGAGCTGTGGCAAGATTGGTTAATCACAGCTAAGCAAAAATAGCTATGCAGCAAATCATCTGCTAGAGAGCTACTGTCCCATAtgcagcagcttctgccctATTATTTTAATGCTTCTAAGGGGAAGTGTCTTGaagattattatttatttatttttaatgctagtTAAACACAGCTGGCATTCACTCATTTGCCTCCTGGCTGTTCGGGCTCTATTTCACTTGCATCATTCCTGATTTCATCCCTCTGCAGCAGTCTCTCAGCAGGCTGAGGAGCTTGTCCGTAGGGCTCTGGCCTTGTCCCTTCCACTAGCTTGCCACCCAGCCACCGTCACATCCCTTTGCCTCTCCCTGGGCTTTGTTCGCTAGGCAGGAGCGCTGATGCCTGTGTTAGGTGGTGCTGAGGGCTCTGCAGAAGAAATGCTGCTTGAAGGCTTTGCTGTGGCTGGGGTACGTTTGCTGCTTGCCCGGCAAGTGTGAAACAGAGcctggcagctcctgctccaaCATGATGCTGTGGGTTGGTGCATAGGTGTCCAGGTGCTAGAGCGGCTCTGTCCCCAGATTTTCTAGGGAGCCTTGGgtcaatgttttcctttctgtaccTCCCTTTCCTTTCTACTCAATTAAAAGCCTGTCAGCACAGCGCTCTGGGGGGGCCTTAGCTTGGCAGAGGTCCATCAGCCCAAAGCTCTTCCCGGCTCTGCtctcagaggaaagaaaaatccatccTAGAAACCCAAGGGCTCGGCTGAGCCCACCTCTGGGGCCAGCGGAAGGACAAGCCGTGTCCCGTGAGCCGGGTGCTGGGCTGGCAGACAGAGGTGCTCAGATTAGCGATGCAGCTGGACCCGGGGTAAACAGAGCGAAGCTCATCTGCCGGTGCCGAGGGAAACAGGAGACCCTTTCTAGCGCGGCAGGGCTGTGCATGCCCACCCGCACAGCACACTGCGCCACTGTCCGCGAATACAGGGGCCCTGTGGGCTGCCCGCGGGaattcagctgcagctgggacagGGCGAGACAGCCCCGAAAAGCCCCTCAGCAGCCCCGACCCCAGCTGCAGCGAGGCTTGGTGTTGGCCATGCTGTGTGTGCCCCGgcgagctgctgctgggccgTGGGCTTTAGCGTGGGACAGCGCTGGGGCGGGGGTGAGGATGGGTGCACCCTTTGGGTGGCTGCAGGGAGTTCAATGCACACTGAGCTTACAGGGTTTTTCTTCGGCACTCTGTACAGCTAATAGAGCGTCTGTGCAGGTGAAAGCTGCCGCTTTGGCACCCTCTGTCACCCACACATCACTTCGTACAAGGTTTGCAACCATTCAGATGCTGCATGTCAGTGCCAGCGGTCGTTGCACCCCAATGAATCCGATTCCTGTGGCAAATTCCTGGCAAAGCAGCGTTGCTCTGTTTGGGGAGACACTGCTTGATTCAGAGACTGGGAAGAAGTCCATCCACCCATCCCTATACACAGCCACCCATCCATGTTAATGTCCCTGTCCTCCGCACTCGGCTCCTTGGCATGCTCACAGAGGGTTGCCAGAAGCCTCCcaaatttttttaagcattcagAGCTGCCTTGCTACAAAAGCTCTGTTCTCTGGCCAGAATTGCCCTGTTGGAGTTAAGACTCCTGTTGCCTCTGCGGCTGGTGGGAGGGACCTGCATGCTCCGTGCCCTGCTCTTTTCttacaggaagaaataaaattctccctGGCTTTTTTGCAGGGAACAAACCTGGGGAAGTCCTCGTCTTGCCACTCCTCCTTCACATCCACGTTCTCCATCCGCAAAGTGGCTTCTGTGGTTCCCATCGTGCTCAGAGAAGGGCTGGCTGCACAGCGGTGCCTTCACGGAAGGGCTCAGGCTGGAAGGTGGAAGGCAGAGAGCATCACAACCGGGGAGCTTTTAATGGGAACCGTTCAGAGCAGGTATGCCGATACCATGCTCCACAGAGAAGCAGCGTGGTAGCTGCTTGTTTTGCAAAAGCAACAAGGCAAGGATGTGGGGTTTTGTGGCTACTTGACACACTTTGGACAAGAAAGAGGAGGTGAGGTTGGCCCTGGACCAAAGCAATGGGTATATCTCTGCTCTGTCGTGACCTtagctcttctccctgaggaTCAACAGTGTCTGGGCTGATGTCCACCCGTTTTTCCCTTGCTACTTCTCTTCCAATACTAATCTCAACATAAACAGGCACCTCTGCTGAGGGAAATGAAATGTGGCTGAAAGGGGAGAGAAGCAAGAGCTCCTCCCAGGCTGGTTTCAGGTTGGTTTGGCGGTAGCACCAGTTTCCATTTTGTTGGCCTGGGCAGAAGTTAATGGGCTTTGGTTTTGCAGAGAAATTCCTGACTACTGCTGCCTGGTCTGTGCTCCATCCCCATGCTTGTCCCCGCACCCAGAGAGAAACGGAGGAGGGCGAGGAGGCCTTCGCAGGGATGTTGACTGTCCTTCCACACCCCTGAAGAATTCACATCTCTGCCTTGCTCCCAGATAAACCAAAGGAGATGCCAAAAACCTGGAGCGCCTCAAATGGAGGCAAGGTGGGTGTGCTGTTCCCGGTCAGGGCTTTCTCCTGCGCTGGTATGAGCAGGAGAAGTTCAAATCCATACGAACACCCCAGCAGCGCGAGGGGCCCTTAGGACCGTATATATTATTTGCCTTCACTAGAAGGTTCCTACGCTGCCAGCCAGCAAAAATCGGACCTTTGTACGTATTTCCCAGGGACTGCACCTGCAACTCCTAACAAAGTCCGGCCGAGGGCTCAGGACTAGTCCTTGCAGGACCAGCTCTGGTCAGAGAGAGCAGATATGCTGCTCTCAgctggatgctgctgcagctgagcttAGTAGCACCTGAGCATGGAGGGGACAAGGTCAGGCCTTATCTCCTATAGAACATGTTCCAGTGAAATCAGCTCGTCTGTTGGGCACATGCATTAACCCATCCACTGCAGGACAGTTTTCAATGTTTTCCCTCAGCTCAACCTTTGCCCTGTGAATGTACCCAGGCACTGGCTGGATagtaacatattttttttaggATAGAGGGACCTAGGGTGATTTCCCAAGTGGATGGGGCTACTCTGTCTGTCCCCTGGTGTCAGGGAAATCGGCATCTAGCAGAGTTTGACCCATTGCTATAAGGCTCTTCTAGAGAGCcagtgctttttctgcttcctttggaGGCTTGTATTTACAGAGGGTGTCGCTGGTGATGATCTGGAGGGAGATCAATCTGTCTGTGTGTATCTGCTTTAAAGGAATGAAGCTACGTAGAGGCCTGAGTAAATCCAGCATCTGTCTTTATTACAGgcgcaggcagagctgggaatcgGAGCAAAGAGCTGGCTGTGAGCATTGCAGGGCTCTCTCCCTGCCCGgtgtccctcagcctttcctcccaGCACGCACATTATGTATTCTGTCCTCACCCCCACGCCTGGCTGCATGCGATGCCCACGACACGGTCACACATGTCTCCATTTTTGATCTCCCTATGTGCAGGCAAAGGAGATACCTTGGGGCTCGGTGAGACCccaccttccctccctcctccccaccgcTGTCATCTGCTTTCTGCTAACCCTGAAGGCATcatggagggaggaagagaaaggaaagaaaccgAAGCAAATCCCAGGCTGGAGGCTGATGTTTCTTAATATCAAACATTGCCCAGCGGTATGGAAGCCCAGATGATGCTGTACTCACCGATGCTTGTGGCTAACGAGGAACAAAGAAGATCCTGCCTGTATCCCAGCTAGGCATTCCTTCCGATGGAGATGGGCTGCTCAGGAGGTCCAGCGCCTGGATCCAGATGCAAACGTGCGCGGTTTTCTCAGTGGAGGAGTGCGGGGATGCATCTAGGTCGGCCTTTCTCACAGCAGTCCTTGCTTTGTGATTTGGAttttgttgggggggggtgggcaggggagggaatTGAGGGCAGTTATTTGTATTCTTCCAtggctgctgcttcctctgctgcctccctcccctccaaggtattttattattattttccgCTTGCCGCTGGCTAAGCCTCAGCTCTCTTAAGTCAGCTAATTGCACTGCTTTTGTGTGTGAGGAGGAtggcggtggtggtggtgacaGGGAGGGGGGTGTTATGGAGGATGGGTggagagaggagctgcaggcaccCCCCTTTCGGTGTCACCTCTCCTCCAATTGGCTGGAGGTACCAAATATCTCCCTACACTCTTCCTCCGGATGAATGATGCTGCCAGGGGCTGAGCACACCGTCTCCTTGCTGCTTTCAGTGGGAGCGAGGGATGCCCATCATCCAGGGATCTGGTCCTAGAGGAGGcgtgggagctggggaggggtgtgggtgggaaggggagggctTTTTAATACAGTGCATCATTCCCTGAGAAAGTAAAAAGCGGCCTCAGCGTGTGGTAGGATGAGGGATGTAATGGTCCATCTTGCCTTGCACATGCAAAGCTGGTTTGTACGTAAACCTCAGGCGCTGGTCTCGCTTCTGGTGCCAGCGGCTGTACAGACAGACCCGACAGACAGTcctccttctgctgggggaTCAACTCCCGGTCCTCGCTTCCAGGATGTCTGCAACTGCATTAGAGCCCGAGACCTTTGCTGGTTCCTTTGCAAATCTCAAAGTGAATGAGGAAGCAGTGATTTTCACCTGCTCCAGACTTGGGCTCACATCTCTGCCTTCTGGTTCCTGGGCTTCAGCAAACAGCCTTCTCTCCAGCTCGGGCCAAAGCTCAACCCAGCTGCTGGTAGAGGCAGGGTTAGTTTGATGCTGTCTGCTGTCAAAAATCCCCCCACATTTGCATCATGCAGCCAAGGTGCTTGGTGCTGTACAGAGATGAAAGTAGCTCTGGC
The Gavia stellata isolate bGavSte3 chromosome 32, bGavSte3.hap2, whole genome shotgun sequence genome window above contains:
- the ATCAY gene encoding caytaxin, with the protein product MGTTEATLRMENVDVKEEWQDEDFPRPLPEETGMESLGSPTEDENTSSPPNTLNFNGAHRKRKTLVAPEINISLDQSEGSILSDDFLDTPDDLDINVDDIETPDETDSLEFLGNGNELEWEDDTPVATAKNMPGDSADLFGDGGTEDGSATNGRLWRTVIIGEQEHRIDLQMIKPYMRVVTHGGYYGEGLNAIIVFAACYLPDSNLADYHYIMENLFLYVISSLELLVAEDYMIVYLNGATPRRRMPGLGWLKKCYQMIDRRLRKNLKALIIVHPSWFIRTVLAISRPFISVKFINKIQYVHSLEELEQLIPMEHVQIPDCVLQYEEERIKARKERAEEKQDMAEKESRPVPPAEDQETRFDSYLTLSFVSLYVIDFIAFVIHRHLHPAAVRLQSQPLQLVPKHGPVTTAAAMGALEKSCPSISYLAFATR